The Cupriavidus sp. EM10 genome includes a region encoding these proteins:
- a CDS encoding alpha/beta hydrolase, whose amino-acid sequence MLDPSLLGRMTFTHAEPSQPPLPPGRHHLGIADERDAVLYVPVGLGPEPVPMLVMFHGAGGFPEKVLPFIERHADAHGFLVLAPHSTFPTWDIVIGGNGPDLERLQQALAAVSARYRIRPDRLAFAGFSDGASYALSIGITNGDIASHVIAFSGGFMSIFMQEGTPKVFIAHGLADEQLPVQTSGRANAAKLKAAGYDVEYVEFNGMHAIQPPIVAEAIRFFLA is encoded by the coding sequence ATGCTCGATCCTTCTTTGCTGGGCCGGATGACTTTCACGCACGCCGAGCCATCGCAGCCCCCTTTGCCGCCGGGCCGGCACCACCTCGGCATTGCCGACGAGCGCGATGCTGTCCTGTACGTTCCCGTCGGGCTTGGCCCTGAACCGGTGCCGATGCTGGTCATGTTCCACGGCGCCGGTGGCTTTCCGGAAAAGGTGTTGCCCTTCATCGAGCGGCACGCGGATGCGCATGGCTTCCTGGTGCTGGCGCCGCATTCGACCTTTCCCACGTGGGACATCGTCATCGGCGGCAACGGGCCCGACCTGGAGCGCCTGCAGCAGGCGCTGGCCGCTGTGTCCGCGCGCTATCGGATCCGCCCGGACCGACTGGCGTTTGCTGGCTTTTCGGACGGCGCCAGCTACGCGCTGTCGATCGGGATCACCAACGGCGACATCGCCAGCCACGTCATCGCGTTCTCGGGCGGGTTCATGTCCATATTCATGCAGGAAGGCACGCCAAAGGTCTTCATTGCGCATGGGCTGGCCGACGAGCAATTGCCGGTGCAGACCAGCGGCCGCGCCAATGCGGCCAAGCTGAAAGCCGCCGGGTACGACGTCGAGTATGTCGAATTCAACGGCATGCATGCGATCCAGCCGCCCATCGTGGCCGAGGCCATCCGCTTTTTCCTGGCATAG
- a CDS encoding ATP-binding protein: protein MECVRAYLPITHGGAVLFFQLISRRYEHASTVLTSNKGFEEWGAVFGDEVMAAALIDRVLHHCHLVNIKGNSYRMREHAELSRELNHESRARRTRAEITSAA, encoded by the coding sequence ATGGAATGTGTGAGGGCGTACCTGCCGATCACGCACGGGGGCGCTGTGCTTTTTTTCCAGCTTATCAGCCGACGCTATGAACACGCTTCTACCGTACTGACTTCCAACAAAGGATTCGAAGAATGGGGAGCTGTCTTCGGGGATGAAGTGATGGCTGCCGCGCTCATCGACCGAGTGCTCCATCACTGCCATCTCGTAAACATCAAGGGGAACAGCTATCGCATGCGTGAGCACGCAGAGCTCTCGCGGGAGCTTAACCATGAGTCACGCGCCCGACGCACACGCGCGGAAATAACGAGCGCCGCATAG
- a CDS encoding LysR family transcriptional regulator, whose translation MRDLDLTTLRLFVAVCETQNIARAGDQQHIVASAISKRLAQLEATVGTSLLDRRRRGVVPTAAGEIVLTHARAMLAAADRVARDMADFGSGIRGQVRLLATVSSMAESLPDDVAAFLQVPGHQDVGITIEESLSIDVVRSLREGSAPLAICWDAADLEGFQTRPYRADHLAAIVHGSHPLARADNCAFAQTLDHRHIGMPAQTAVQTMLNRHAAILGRRIDYRAVVSTFDAALRCVRANLGLAIIPQEIAEPVAQALGIRAIPLRDDWARRRFAICSRDFDTLSPAGRMLVDFLEARANPRTGITRPGDS comes from the coding sequence ATGAGAGACCTCGACCTGACCACCCTCCGGCTATTCGTCGCCGTGTGCGAAACCCAGAACATCGCGCGCGCCGGCGACCAGCAACATATCGTGGCATCCGCGATCAGCAAGCGGCTGGCGCAGCTTGAGGCAACGGTGGGCACAAGCCTGCTGGACCGCCGCCGCCGTGGCGTGGTGCCTACCGCCGCGGGCGAAATTGTGCTGACTCATGCACGCGCCATGCTGGCCGCCGCCGATCGCGTGGCACGCGACATGGCTGACTTTGGCTCGGGCATTCGCGGCCAGGTGCGCCTGCTGGCGACGGTATCGTCGATGGCGGAATCGCTGCCCGACGACGTCGCGGCCTTCCTGCAGGTCCCGGGTCATCAGGATGTGGGTATCACGATCGAGGAAAGCCTGAGCATCGACGTTGTGCGGTCGCTGCGCGAAGGCTCGGCACCACTAGCGATTTGCTGGGATGCGGCCGACCTAGAAGGATTTCAGACCCGCCCGTATCGGGCAGACCATCTGGCAGCGATCGTGCATGGTTCGCATCCGCTCGCCAGGGCTGACAATTGCGCGTTCGCGCAGACGCTGGATCATCGGCATATCGGCATGCCGGCGCAAACAGCCGTCCAGACCATGCTGAATCGACATGCCGCAATTCTCGGCCGACGTATCGACTACCGGGCAGTCGTATCCACATTCGATGCCGCGCTGCGCTGCGTTCGCGCAAATCTGGGATTGGCCATCATCCCGCAGGAGATTGCGGAACCCGTTGCACAGGCACTCGGTATTCGTGCAATCCCCTTGCGCGACGATTGGGCCCGCCGCCGGTTCGCCATTTGCTCGCGCGACTTCGATACGCTGTCGCCGGCCGGAAGGATGCTGGTGGACTTTCTGGAAGCTCGGGCAAATCCGCGGACTGGCATTACGCGACCTGGAGATTCGTGA
- a CDS encoding LysR family transcriptional regulator, producing MLERIHLSILREVDRQGSLTAAAAVLCLTQSALSHAMKKLETQLGTDIWLREGRTLRLTQAGSYLLAVANRVLPQLDLAEERVRQFAQGERGTLRIGMECHPCYQWLLKIVSPYLAQWPDVDVDVKQKFQFGGIGALFGYEIDMLVTPDPLYRPGLHFEPVFDYEQVLVVGKDHRLAGLPYVDADALTNEVLITYPVAIDRLDIYNLFLQPAGVAPRRHKTIETTDIMMQMVASGRGIAALPRWLVAEYAQKMDVTAVRLGPDGVAKQIFLGAREGEIDIDYVKAFYELARHSADSAPA from the coding sequence ATGCTGGAGCGCATTCACCTATCAATCCTCCGCGAGGTGGACCGCCAAGGGTCGCTGACGGCGGCCGCTGCCGTGCTGTGTCTGACGCAGTCGGCGCTCAGCCATGCCATGAAAAAGCTGGAAACACAGCTTGGCACCGACATCTGGCTGCGCGAGGGGCGCACGCTGCGGCTGACCCAGGCAGGATCCTATTTGCTGGCGGTGGCAAACCGCGTGTTGCCCCAACTCGACCTGGCTGAGGAGCGCGTGCGGCAGTTCGCGCAGGGTGAACGGGGCACGTTGCGCATTGGCATGGAATGCCACCCGTGCTACCAGTGGCTGCTCAAGATCGTGTCGCCCTATCTGGCGCAATGGCCGGACGTGGATGTCGACGTGAAGCAGAAATTCCAGTTCGGCGGTATCGGAGCGCTGTTCGGTTACGAGATCGACATGCTTGTCACGCCCGACCCGCTCTACAGGCCCGGCCTGCATTTCGAGCCCGTGTTCGACTACGAACAGGTGCTCGTCGTCGGCAAAGACCACCGCCTGGCAGGCCTGCCCTACGTCGACGCGGACGCACTGACCAATGAAGTGCTGATTACCTACCCGGTTGCCATCGATCGGCTCGATATTTACAACCTTTTCCTGCAGCCGGCAGGCGTTGCACCCAGACGCCACAAGACGATCGAGACGACGGACATCATGATGCAGATGGTGGCCAGCGGACGCGGCATCGCCGCGTTGCCGCGCTGGCTGGTGGCCGAATACGCGCAGAAAATGGACGTTACGGCCGTCCGCCTGGGCCCGGACGGGGTAGCCAAGCAGATCTTCCTCGGCGCGCGCGAGGGCGAAATCGACATCGACTACGTGAAGGCTTTTTACGAACTCGCACGCCACTCCGCCGATAGCGCACCGGCCTGA
- a CDS encoding MFS transporter: protein MSRSSWAVAVGPLLGLFIVSLGSGFMSSLTSLRLDAASVSATMIGAISSAYFVGLTLGAVTSDRLIARIGHIRSYSSFASLVAITYLLQGMVFDPWVWLVLRLVNGWAMVGIYLVVESWLLLVGDTKSRGRLLAIYMIALYGSIMLAQMSLGAMGSVAESAPFMVAGVLGSMAVLPMAVLPKTAPDVGHAEPLMPQDLVRMTPAGAIGSFGSGVGIAAVYTLLPIYLQREGMSVAQVGQLMASAICGAMALQYPVGRWSDRKDRQTVLLALSVGCAAVSLAVLILPSYPPLLMGLMFLIGGGIFAIYPVAVSHSADRAEAGELVRVIQGMLLINSVGSAISPLVISPLMNRLGPSGLFWAFVVLHAGLASFFLWRRNSHPSPTSAAPFAATAQMTPIGAEIRVTEALAQAVSDARTEELVP, encoded by the coding sequence GTGTCGCGCAGCAGTTGGGCCGTGGCGGTTGGGCCACTTTTAGGGTTGTTCATTGTCAGCTTGGGAAGCGGCTTCATGTCTTCCCTCACGTCTCTCCGGCTCGATGCCGCGAGCGTTTCGGCAACGATGATCGGCGCCATCTCGTCAGCCTATTTTGTAGGGCTGACGCTGGGTGCGGTGACCAGCGACCGGCTGATTGCCCGGATCGGTCACATCCGCTCATACAGCAGCTTTGCCTCCCTTGTCGCAATCACGTACCTGCTCCAGGGTATGGTGTTCGATCCCTGGGTCTGGCTTGTGCTGCGCCTCGTGAACGGCTGGGCCATGGTGGGCATCTACCTCGTCGTGGAAAGCTGGTTGCTGCTGGTCGGGGATACGAAGTCCAGAGGGCGGTTGCTGGCGATCTATATGATCGCGCTCTACGGGTCGATCATGCTGGCTCAGATGAGCCTGGGCGCGATGGGATCGGTGGCTGAAAGCGCGCCATTCATGGTGGCCGGGGTGCTCGGTTCCATGGCGGTGTTGCCCATGGCCGTCCTGCCGAAGACTGCACCGGACGTAGGCCATGCCGAACCCCTGATGCCGCAGGATCTCGTTCGCATGACGCCCGCAGGCGCAATCGGCAGCTTTGGTTCCGGTGTGGGCATTGCGGCGGTCTATACGCTCCTGCCGATCTACCTGCAACGAGAGGGCATGAGCGTGGCCCAGGTGGGCCAGTTGATGGCCAGTGCCATCTGCGGCGCGATGGCATTGCAATATCCTGTAGGACGATGGTCCGACAGGAAGGACAGGCAGACTGTCCTGCTCGCGTTGAGCGTGGGGTGCGCAGCGGTCTCTCTGGCCGTTTTGATCCTTCCGAGTTATCCGCCTTTGTTGATGGGGCTGATGTTCCTGATCGGAGGCGGTATTTTTGCCATTTACCCGGTCGCGGTGAGCCACTCGGCGGATCGTGCAGAAGCCGGCGAGCTGGTACGCGTCATCCAGGGCATGCTGCTGATCAATTCGGTCGGTTCGGCGATCAGTCCCTTGGTCATCTCGCCGCTCATGAACCGGTTAGGTCCCAGCGGGCTCTTCTGGGCGTTTGTCGTCCTGCACGCTGGCCTGGCGTCCTTCTTCCTGTGGCGACGCAACAGCCATCCGTCTCCGACGTCGGCAGCGCCGTTTGCGGCAACGGCGCAAATGACCCCGATCGGGGCAGAGATCCGTGTGACCGAGGCACTGGCGCAAGCCGTCTCTGACGCGCGAACCGAGGAGCTTGTCCCGTAA
- a CDS encoding ATP-binding protein, translated as MNFEIPQSLIHPLLAMIEAESPLARQLRAHGICHGSMSVSVRLFDAQSLNSLYTLSKTQNERELLFQMLALDNIYNAPQARTIPSLELLVAGLVAYLSRDVIDGWLYQRSRDGVLLPWVVQRIRHVEPEQGMPYVAIDLLANSMLSANSELTDPGRRRAGMTTSVIVTRDEIVDRTIPQLLADFGFYKECAEFRQEYERHAQRFVRYQRSFGAQYIAAGAAFTVESKGAVALARLGDGVAARCINDEERLERRFEVTCDAEFWRRAGIATGFDKMPLHGYVHLFHLEWHRNIWVHVQHLTEYRYRPELRDKLVLPAHHRDLIDILTSHMDVLVQDVVPGKSGGTTILCQGAPGLGKTLTAEVYAEVVGKPLYRVHSGQLGTTAASVGASLMEILRRAMRWNAVLLLDEADVYIRRRGNDLEHNAIVAEFLRTLEYFSGLLFMTTNRTGDVDDAILSRCIATIQYETPGRDDAARLWRLQADQCGAALSDDLVHALTSAYPKASGRDIKELMKLATRYGKAKQTALSEDVFRLCAQFRAIDPAR; from the coding sequence ATGAATTTCGAGATTCCGCAGTCCCTGATCCACCCGCTGCTTGCCATGATCGAAGCCGAATCCCCGCTGGCCCGGCAGCTCAGGGCGCACGGGATTTGCCATGGCAGCATGTCGGTGTCGGTGCGCCTGTTCGACGCGCAGTCGCTGAATTCGCTCTACACGCTCAGCAAGACGCAGAACGAGCGCGAACTTCTGTTCCAGATGCTGGCGCTGGACAACATCTACAACGCGCCGCAGGCCCGCACCATTCCCAGCCTGGAATTGCTGGTGGCAGGGCTGGTCGCCTACCTTTCGCGTGATGTCATCGACGGCTGGCTGTACCAGCGCAGCCGCGATGGCGTACTGCTGCCGTGGGTGGTCCAGCGGATTCGCCACGTGGAACCCGAGCAGGGCATGCCCTACGTTGCCATCGACCTGCTGGCAAATTCCATGCTGTCCGCCAATTCGGAACTGACCGACCCCGGGCGGCGCAGGGCGGGCATGACGACTTCGGTCATTGTCACGCGTGACGAAATCGTCGACCGTACCATCCCGCAGCTTCTCGCCGATTTTGGCTTCTACAAGGAATGCGCGGAGTTCCGGCAGGAATACGAGCGGCATGCCCAGCGCTTTGTCCGCTACCAGCGCAGCTTCGGCGCACAGTACATCGCCGCGGGGGCCGCGTTCACCGTCGAAAGCAAGGGCGCCGTCGCGCTGGCGCGACTTGGCGACGGCGTGGCGGCCCGCTGCATCAATGACGAGGAACGGCTCGAGCGCCGTTTCGAAGTGACATGCGACGCCGAATTCTGGCGCAGGGCCGGCATTGCCACGGGCTTCGACAAGATGCCGCTGCATGGCTACGTGCACCTGTTCCACCTGGAATGGCACCGGAACATCTGGGTGCATGTCCAGCACCTCACCGAATATCGATACCGGCCGGAACTGCGCGACAAGCTGGTGCTGCCGGCCCACCACCGCGACCTGATCGACATCCTGACCTCGCATATGGACGTCCTGGTTCAGGATGTCGTGCCAGGCAAATCGGGCGGTACGACCATCCTCTGCCAGGGTGCACCCGGCCTTGGCAAGACGTTGACGGCCGAGGTGTATGCGGAAGTCGTGGGCAAGCCGCTCTACCGCGTGCATTCCGGGCAGCTGGGTACGACCGCCGCATCGGTGGGCGCGAGCCTCATGGAGATTCTGCGCCGGGCCATGCGCTGGAATGCGGTGCTGCTGCTGGACGAGGCGGACGTGTACATCCGCCGTCGCGGCAATGACCTGGAGCACAACGCCATCGTGGCGGAGTTCCTGCGCACGCTGGAGTACTTCAGCGGGCTGCTGTTCATGACGACAAACCGTACCGGCGATGTCGACGACGCCATCCTGTCGCGCTGCATTGCCACCATCCAGTACGAGACGCCGGGCAGGGACGATGCGGCGCGGCTCTGGCGCCTGCAGGCAGACCAGTGCGGGGCGGCGCTGAGCGACGATCTGGTCCACGCGTTGACCAGCGCCTACCCGAAAGCGAGCGGCCGCGACATCAAGGAGTTGATGAAACTCGCCACCCGCTATGGCAAGGCGAAGCAGACGGCGTTATCCGAGGATGTGTTCAGGTTGTGCGCGCAGTTCCGCGCCATTGACCCGGCCAGATGA
- a CDS encoding tripartite tricarboxylate transporter substrate binding protein: protein MLKSMLATVLVACGLVTTPVHAQSANAQWPTKPIRLVIPFPPGGGTDILARLVANQVSQDTKWTFVPDNKPGAGGTLGIAEIVRAAPTGYELVMGQKDNLVVAPWLYKSVSYVPDRDLVAISHVAYTPIAIVTSANSRFKTLADVVSAAKAHPESIKYGSPGNGTTIHLAAEIFSQAAGIRLLHVPYKGSNAAMMDAMAGNVDLMVASVPSALAQVKAGKLRALAVTSATRSTSLPNVPTVAESGYRNVDVSTWYGIFAPAKTPAEVVERIGTEVNKVLARPDVIRAIHEQGAEPRLMSAQQFAEVVRSEYKAWKPIVERSGAKLE, encoded by the coding sequence ATGCTGAAGTCAATGCTGGCCACCGTGCTGGTGGCCTGTGGTCTCGTCACCACGCCCGTACACGCCCAGTCCGCCAATGCCCAATGGCCCACCAAGCCCATCCGGTTGGTGATTCCGTTCCCGCCGGGCGGCGGTACCGATATCCTGGCGCGCCTGGTGGCCAACCAGGTGTCGCAGGACACCAAATGGACGTTTGTGCCGGACAACAAGCCGGGGGCCGGCGGCACGCTCGGCATCGCGGAAATCGTCCGCGCCGCGCCCACGGGTTATGAACTGGTCATGGGGCAGAAAGACAATCTCGTGGTGGCACCGTGGCTCTACAAGTCGGTATCCTATGTGCCTGATCGCGATCTGGTTGCGATCAGCCACGTCGCCTACACGCCCATCGCCATCGTCACGTCGGCCAATTCGCGCTTCAAGACCCTGGCTGACGTGGTATCCGCCGCGAAGGCGCATCCGGAATCCATCAAGTACGGGTCGCCCGGCAATGGCACGACCATCCATCTGGCCGCCGAGATCTTCAGCCAGGCGGCCGGTATCCGATTGCTGCACGTACCCTACAAGGGCTCCAATGCGGCGATGATGGATGCCATGGCCGGCAACGTCGACCTGATGGTGGCCTCCGTGCCCTCTGCGCTGGCCCAGGTCAAGGCCGGCAAGCTGCGCGCGTTGGCGGTGACGTCGGCCACCCGCAGCACGTCGCTGCCCAATGTCCCGACCGTCGCGGAGAGCGGCTACAGGAACGTGGACGTCAGCACGTGGTACGGCATCTTCGCGCCGGCCAAAACGCCTGCAGAGGTGGTCGAGCGTATCGGGACCGAGGTCAACAAGGTTCTCGCCCGCCCTGACGTCATCCGCGCCATCCACGAGCAGGGTGCCGAACCCAGGCTCATGAGCGCGCAGCAGTTCGCGGAGGTCGTGAGATCCGAATACAAGGCCTGGAAACCCATCGTGGAACGCTCGGGCGCCAAGCTCGAGTAA
- a CDS encoding hydroxymethylglutaryl-CoA lyase, producing MTPASHHPQLAVWPPCAVIREVGLRDGLQSIQTIVSTERKKSWIRAAHAAGQREIEVGSFVPARLLPQLADTAELVAFARTLPGLFVSVLVPNLRGAQDAIASGADLMLVPLSASHAHSLANLRKTPDDVVAEVARIRAARDAAGSGTLIEGGVGTAFGCTLQGRVEPDEVLRLMQALLDAGADRVSLADTVGYADPRMVRELFERAVALAGDRFWCGHFHDTRGLGLANVLAALQTGVTRFDACLAGIGGCPHAPGASGNVTTEDLAYMLESMGIDTGVDIDALLALRQQVQGWLSGESLHGTLWRAGLPRTFAAGAHRAVA from the coding sequence ATGACCCCTGCATCGCACCATCCCCAACTGGCCGTCTGGCCGCCATGCGCCGTAATCCGGGAGGTCGGATTGCGTGACGGGCTGCAAAGTATCCAGACCATCGTCTCCACCGAACGCAAGAAAAGCTGGATTCGTGCTGCCCACGCGGCAGGTCAGCGCGAGATCGAGGTGGGTTCGTTCGTTCCCGCAAGGCTGTTGCCGCAACTGGCCGATACGGCCGAGCTGGTGGCGTTCGCCCGCACGCTGCCGGGGCTGTTCGTCTCGGTGCTCGTGCCTAACCTGCGCGGAGCCCAGGATGCCATCGCCAGCGGCGCCGACCTGATGCTCGTGCCTTTGTCCGCCAGCCATGCGCATAGTCTGGCCAATCTGCGCAAGACCCCCGACGACGTGGTGGCCGAGGTGGCACGTATCCGTGCGGCGCGCGACGCGGCGGGGTCCGGAACGCTGATCGAAGGCGGCGTCGGCACGGCCTTTGGCTGCACGCTGCAAGGCCGCGTTGAGCCTGATGAAGTGCTGCGGCTGATGCAGGCGCTGCTCGACGCGGGTGCCGATCGCGTGAGCCTGGCCGACACGGTTGGCTACGCAGATCCGCGCATGGTGCGCGAACTGTTCGAGCGCGCTGTCGCGCTGGCCGGCGACCGCTTCTGGTGCGGTCATTTCCACGATACGCGCGGACTGGGTCTGGCCAACGTGCTCGCAGCGCTGCAAACGGGCGTCACGCGCTTCGATGCATGCCTGGCCGGCATTGGCGGCTGCCCCCACGCGCCAGGCGCCAGCGGCAACGTGACAACCGAGGATCTCGCCTACATGCTGGAGAGCATGGGCATCGACACCGGCGTCGATATCGACGCACTGCTGGCGTTACGGCAGCAGGTACAAGGGTGGCTTTCCGGAGAGTCGCTGCACGGCACGCTATGGCGCGCCGGCTTGCCCAGAACCTTTGCTGCCGGCGCCCATCGCGCGGTGGCCTGA
- a CDS encoding alpha/beta fold hydrolase yields the protein MQYVTTRDGVQIYYKDWGPTHATPIVFSHGWPLSSDDWDAQMMFFLAKGYRVIAHDRRGHGRSSQVWDGHDMDHYADDLAAVIAHLDLKGAIHVGHSTGGGEVVRYLARHGEKRAAKGCLIAAVPPLMVKTASNPGGLPREVFDDLQTQTATNRAQFFRDLPAGPFYGFNRPGAKPQEGIIQNWWRQGMMGSAKAHFDGIVAFSQTDFTEDLKKISVPMLVMHGDDDQIVPYADAGPLSAKLLRHGTLKTYKGFPHGMPTTQAAVINADLLAFITG from the coding sequence ATGCAATACGTGACCACTCGGGACGGTGTCCAGATCTACTACAAGGATTGGGGTCCGACCCACGCCACCCCGATCGTCTTTTCCCACGGCTGGCCACTGAGTTCGGACGACTGGGACGCCCAGATGATGTTCTTCCTGGCGAAGGGCTATCGTGTCATTGCCCACGACAGGAGAGGGCACGGACGCTCGTCGCAAGTCTGGGATGGCCACGACATGGATCACTATGCCGATGACCTCGCCGCGGTCATTGCGCATCTCGATCTGAAGGGTGCGATCCACGTTGGCCATTCCACCGGTGGCGGCGAAGTCGTGCGCTATCTGGCGCGGCACGGCGAGAAGCGGGCGGCGAAAGGCTGTCTGATCGCGGCAGTGCCGCCGTTGATGGTCAAGACCGCATCCAACCCTGGCGGGCTACCCAGGGAAGTCTTTGATGACCTGCAGACGCAGACGGCCACCAACCGGGCGCAGTTCTTCCGCGATCTTCCCGCCGGCCCTTTCTATGGATTCAACCGGCCAGGTGCAAAGCCCCAGGAAGGCATCATCCAGAACTGGTGGCGCCAAGGCATGATGGGAAGTGCAAAGGCGCACTTCGACGGCATCGTGGCGTTCTCGCAGACCGACTTCACCGAGGATCTGAAGAAAATCTCCGTGCCCATGCTGGTCATGCACGGTGACGACGACCAGATCGTCCCGTATGCCGATGCGGGCCCGCTGTCCGCGAAGCTGCTGAGGCATGGCACGTTGAAAACCTACAAGGGATTTCCGCATGGCATGCCAACGACGCAGGCGGCCGTTATCAACGCGGACCTCCTTGCGTTCATCACGGGCTGA
- a CDS encoding MFS transporter — protein MRLSVAETDAFKHASKKSSPAAGSTHPSLVILTKHWRESLRVVGIAMAGNLTLYLWLVLFPTFAHVRTGLPLPQAFSASVISIAVTLFAIPYFGNLADRIGRKPVLIAFAAGSALFAWPSLHWLTNDFWQVTAIACIGMLLTCGYAPTSVAVMAEQFPAAVRATGIGLPYAISVTLFGGTLRYIMTAMANAGLDSYTWIYIATVCVIGCGVYMAMPETRGKVLD, from the coding sequence ATTCGCTTATCTGTCGCCGAAACTGACGCATTCAAGCATGCCTCAAAGAAGTCTTCTCCGGCTGCGGGCTCAACTCATCCGTCGCTCGTCATCCTCACCAAACATTGGCGAGAGTCGTTGCGCGTGGTTGGCATCGCCATGGCTGGAAATCTAACGCTATATCTCTGGCTGGTATTGTTCCCGACGTTCGCTCATGTCCGTACTGGCCTGCCGCTGCCGCAGGCGTTTAGCGCGAGCGTAATCTCCATCGCCGTTACGCTATTCGCCATTCCCTACTTTGGAAATCTTGCCGATCGCATCGGGCGCAAGCCGGTACTAATCGCGTTCGCCGCGGGTTCTGCGCTCTTTGCATGGCCTAGCCTGCACTGGCTCACGAATGACTTCTGGCAAGTCACCGCCATCGCGTGCATCGGCATGCTACTGACTTGCGGTTACGCACCGACATCCGTCGCCGTGATGGCGGAACAGTTTCCTGCTGCTGTGCGGGCCACAGGAATTGGACTGCCCTATGCAATATCCGTGACCCTGTTTGGTGGCACCCTTCGTTACATCATGACGGCCATGGCAAACGCTGGGCTCGATTCATACACGTGGATATACATTGCCACGGTTTGCGTGATCGGGTGCGGCGTCTATATGGCAATGCCTGAAACCCGAGGCAAGGTTCTCGATTGA
- a CDS encoding methionine synthase, with the protein MKKLLPTSTAGSLPKPSWLAQPEKLWSPWKLQDDELVEGKRDALRLSLQEQQHAGIDIVSDGEQTRQHFVTTFIEHLSGVDFEKRETVRIRDRYDASVPTVVGSVSRQKPVFVEDARFLRQQTRQPIKWALPGPMTMIDTLFDNHYKSREKLAWEFATILNQEARELEAAGVDIIQFDEPAFNVFFDEVNDWGVATLERAIEGLKCETAVHICYGYGIKANTDWKQTLGSEWRQYEESFPKLQKSNIDIISLECHNSHVPIDLIELIRGKKVMVGAIDVANHTVETPEEVANTLRKALRFVDADKLYPCTNCGMAPLPREVARGKLNALSAGAAIARAELSA; encoded by the coding sequence ATGAAAAAATTATTGCCCACCTCGACGGCCGGCAGCCTGCCCAAACCCTCCTGGCTCGCTCAGCCTGAAAAACTCTGGTCACCCTGGAAGCTGCAGGACGACGAACTGGTCGAAGGCAAGCGGGACGCCCTGCGTTTGTCGCTGCAGGAACAGCAGCACGCAGGCATCGATATCGTCAGCGATGGCGAACAAACGCGTCAGCATTTTGTCACCACGTTTATCGAGCACCTGAGCGGGGTCGATTTCGAAAAGCGCGAGACCGTCAGGATTCGTGATCGCTATGACGCGAGCGTGCCGACGGTCGTCGGCTCCGTGAGCCGCCAGAAGCCCGTATTTGTCGAAGACGCGCGGTTTCTGCGCCAGCAAACCCGGCAACCGATCAAATGGGCGCTTCCGGGCCCCATGACGATGATTGACACGCTTTTTGACAATCACTACAAGAGCCGCGAAAAGCTGGCCTGGGAGTTTGCGACCATCCTCAACCAGGAGGCCAGGGAACTGGAGGCCGCCGGCGTCGATATCATCCAGTTCGACGAACCCGCATTCAACGTATTCTTTGACGAAGTGAATGACTGGGGCGTTGCCACGCTGGAACGCGCGATTGAAGGCCTGAAATGCGAAACGGCCGTCCATATCTGCTATGGCTATGGCATCAAGGCCAATACCGACTGGAAACAGACACTGGGGTCGGAATGGCGGCAATATGAAGAGTCATTCCCCAAGCTGCAGAAGTCGAATATCGACATCATCTCGCTGGAATGCCACAACTCGCACGTTCCAATCGACCTGATCGAACTCATTCGCGGCAAGAAGGTGATGGTCGGTGCGATTGACGTGGCAAACCATACCGTCGAGACGCCGGAGGAAGTTGCCAATACCCTGCGCAAAGCGCTTCGGTTTGTCGATGCCGACAAGCTCTACCCTTGCACCAACTGCGGCATGGCGCCCCTGCCTCGCGAAGTCGCGCGCGGCAAGCTGAACGCGCTCAGCGCCGGCGCCGCAATCGCCCGGGCGGAACTCTCGGCCTGA